The Neorhodopirellula lusitana genome includes a window with the following:
- a CDS encoding UTP--glucose-1-phosphate uridylyltransferase: MPATLPQDPFLETILCEDGPERDRSLESLCHGCSLDALMQHVAALDSFRRQESNLYRRVRALFFLSSIYRYQLPTRLDPSFAGSIPFEGYEHLLGRRFQEAINSFLAEQSKTGPSDSLASALAQAYHQLGFQTLADQVRHSVRTVRGNQWMFRLGHVAEHPLRFRKELIESVTDEHGDSSQPILRETTAVRMDVSHSAWSDIFFLGMDYPQGARVVNVSVDLGVRGRDDQIVPPIETYLRVIDRPVFRLVSVDLGASTEVTTVAEMFDFARDYLGLLKAAVIASGVVPPGLEGCGSSMAELLERIVGRGKGLELVSKINDIPKGSRLAVSTNLLGSLISNLMRATNQITSLEGPLTERDRRLVAARAILGEWIGGSGGGWQDSGGVWPGIKLICGQEASQDDPEFGISRGCLMPNHEILEQDQVSPAARQRLQDSLVLVHGGMAQNVGPILEMVTEHYLVRGDAQWKARQEAMSIYEDVVDALKKGDIQKLGALTTRNFEGPLQTIIPWATNRFTDRMIQSCRDEFGEQFWGFWMLGGMSGGGMGFIFDPTIKRTAQDWLAKKLVQTKRELETALPFAMDPVVYDFSINDNGTSAELLSGSTARLPQKYYALMMPQWLRTPLRELSAQTRNELARIGTWCSNPHDPSADAAVLLRSVLPTKNSETAAESEVAGASGSLKSILRDNGFDRSQHEQIRDSIRSGRFGLASNRLAADLKITDVSEQHITDTRGGIDNKFKQLGEQAIADGQVAVISLAAGVGSRWTQGAGVCKALHPFHRFAGRHRSFLEIHLAKNRAISRRYQATIPHVVTTSWMTDDAIRTALQQQDQFGHDGPLHVSSGRNIGLRMVPMVRDLQFLWEETSQQVLDQQQQKMRESARSAIANWARTTGEGSDYVENMPSQCVHPVGHWYEVPNLFRNGVLLKMLQEQPSLKYLMLHNIDTLGANVDPALFGLHIDSGATLSYEVIPRRLEDRGGGLALVSGRPRLVEGLAMPNERAEFGLRFYNSMTTWIEIDGLLASFGLNRETLADPIAVDTAVREMAARLPTYITLKEVKKRWGHAQEDIFPVAQFEKLWGDMSALSDIDSRFIVTPMRRGQQLKEPSQLDGWNRDGGSDYVNALCDWS; the protein is encoded by the coding sequence ATGCCAGCAACACTCCCCCAGGATCCGTTCCTCGAAACCATTCTGTGCGAGGATGGCCCCGAACGCGACCGCTCCTTGGAATCGTTATGCCATGGATGCTCGCTAGATGCGTTGATGCAGCATGTCGCAGCCCTCGACAGCTTTCGTCGCCAGGAAAGCAATCTGTACCGACGCGTTCGAGCGTTGTTTTTTCTGTCCTCGATCTATCGCTATCAGCTGCCCACACGGTTAGACCCAAGCTTTGCCGGCAGCATTCCCTTTGAAGGCTACGAGCATCTTCTCGGTCGCCGTTTTCAGGAAGCGATCAATTCATTCCTTGCTGAGCAATCCAAAACCGGGCCCTCCGATTCGTTGGCGAGTGCTTTAGCCCAAGCGTATCATCAACTCGGATTCCAAACGCTCGCCGACCAAGTTCGGCATAGCGTCCGAACGGTTCGAGGTAACCAATGGATGTTCCGCCTCGGCCACGTTGCCGAGCACCCGCTACGTTTTCGAAAGGAGTTGATCGAAAGCGTGACGGACGAACACGGTGACTCCAGCCAACCGATCCTGCGTGAAACCACTGCGGTACGCATGGACGTGTCGCACAGTGCGTGGAGCGATATCTTTTTCTTGGGCATGGACTATCCCCAAGGTGCGCGCGTGGTCAACGTCTCGGTCGACCTTGGCGTTCGTGGGCGAGACGATCAAATCGTGCCACCGATCGAAACGTACCTGCGTGTGATCGACCGGCCCGTGTTCCGGTTGGTCAGCGTGGACCTGGGCGCTTCCACGGAAGTCACAACGGTCGCGGAGATGTTTGACTTTGCCCGCGACTACCTTGGCCTCTTGAAAGCGGCTGTGATCGCTTCGGGCGTGGTCCCGCCGGGACTGGAAGGTTGTGGTTCATCGATGGCGGAGCTGCTTGAGCGAATTGTCGGACGCGGCAAGGGGCTGGAACTGGTCAGTAAGATCAACGACATTCCCAAGGGATCGCGACTGGCAGTTTCTACCAACCTGCTTGGTTCTTTGATCAGCAATTTAATGCGGGCAACGAACCAAATCACCTCGCTCGAAGGCCCGCTTACCGAGCGAGATCGCCGTCTGGTGGCCGCTCGCGCTATTCTGGGCGAATGGATCGGTGGCAGCGGTGGTGGCTGGCAAGACTCTGGCGGCGTTTGGCCTGGAATCAAGCTCATTTGCGGCCAAGAGGCCAGCCAGGATGACCCTGAATTTGGGATCAGCCGTGGTTGCCTGATGCCCAATCACGAGATCCTCGAACAGGATCAAGTGAGCCCAGCTGCGCGTCAGCGTCTACAGGACTCACTGGTCCTGGTACACGGCGGCATGGCCCAGAACGTAGGCCCCATTCTGGAGATGGTGACCGAGCATTACCTCGTTCGTGGCGATGCGCAATGGAAGGCTCGCCAAGAAGCGATGTCTATCTACGAGGATGTGGTTGACGCTCTGAAAAAGGGCGATATCCAAAAGCTTGGCGCGCTGACCACACGCAATTTCGAGGGACCACTCCAAACGATCATTCCCTGGGCGACGAACCGCTTCACCGATCGCATGATCCAAAGCTGTCGCGATGAGTTTGGGGAACAATTTTGGGGTTTCTGGATGCTGGGCGGCATGTCCGGCGGCGGCATGGGTTTCATCTTTGATCCCACGATCAAGCGCACTGCCCAAGACTGGTTAGCGAAGAAACTTGTGCAAACGAAGCGGGAACTGGAAACCGCACTTCCCTTTGCCATGGATCCAGTCGTCTATGACTTTTCCATCAACGACAATGGAACCTCAGCGGAATTGCTGTCAGGATCCACGGCGAGACTGCCGCAAAAGTATTACGCCTTGATGATGCCGCAGTGGCTCCGAACACCGCTGCGAGAACTGTCCGCTCAAACCCGAAACGAACTCGCAAGGATCGGCACGTGGTGCAGTAACCCTCACGATCCATCTGCCGACGCTGCCGTTCTACTGCGTAGCGTTCTACCAACGAAAAACAGTGAGACAGCTGCCGAATCTGAAGTGGCGGGAGCTAGCGGATCGCTAAAATCTATCCTTCGCGATAACGGATTTGATCGCAGCCAACACGAACAAATCCGCGATAGCATTCGCTCAGGACGATTCGGTTTGGCATCCAATCGCTTAGCCGCGGACCTGAAGATCACCGACGTAAGCGAACAGCATATTACCGACACTCGCGGCGGAATTGACAACAAGTTCAAGCAACTCGGCGAGCAAGCGATTGCCGATGGGCAAGTCGCTGTTATTTCCTTAGCCGCAGGGGTCGGAAGTCGCTGGACACAAGGCGCAGGCGTTTGCAAGGCGTTGCACCCATTCCATCGATTCGCAGGTCGCCATCGCAGCTTCCTCGAGATTCACCTGGCCAAGAACCGTGCGATCAGCCGACGCTACCAAGCGACCATTCCACACGTGGTCACCACCAGCTGGATGACCGACGATGCCATCCGCACTGCGTTGCAACAACAAGATCAGTTTGGGCACGACGGGCCACTGCATGTTTCCAGCGGTCGCAACATTGGGTTGCGAATGGTGCCCATGGTTCGCGACCTGCAATTCCTTTGGGAAGAAACCTCGCAACAAGTCCTGGATCAACAACAACAAAAGATGCGAGAAAGCGCCCGATCGGCGATCGCGAATTGGGCTAGAACCACCGGCGAAGGAAGCGACTATGTCGAAAACATGCCTTCCCAATGCGTGCATCCGGTTGGCCACTGGTACGAAGTCCCCAACCTATTTCGAAACGGTGTGCTGTTAAAAATGCTTCAGGAGCAACCTTCCCTGAAGTACCTGATGCTGCACAACATTGACACATTGGGAGCCAATGTTGATCCAGCGTTATTCGGCCTCCACATCGATTCAGGAGCGACACTCAGCTACGAGGTCATCCCACGCCGACTCGAAGATCGTGGCGGGGGACTGGCTTTAGTATCCGGACGGCCACGACTCGTCGAAGGGCTGGCGATGCCAAATGAACGAGCAGAATTCGGGTTGCGATTCTATAACTCGATGACAACTTGGATTGAAATCGATGGACTGCTGGCGTCCTTTGGACTGAACCGAGAAACGCTTGCTGATCCAATTGCCGTGGACACTGCCGTGCGTGAAATGGCCGCTCGACTGCCGACCTACATCACACTGAAAGAAGTCAAGAAGCGATGGGGACACGCTCAAGAAGACATCTTCCCCGTCGCACAGTTTGAAAAGCTAT
- a CDS encoding sugar phosphate nucleotidyltransferase, with protein sequence MQVLKAVITAAAPNQNTLPLQRLVDRHGEEKTALQLIVEETLSAGIEEIGVVIQPGDEENYRRAAGSAIGSLRFLHQERPLGYADALLKAEEFCGDDAFLHLVGDHLYLSAAVNSCASQLVSVARQHGCPVSAVQATREHRLPYFGIVAGASVPRHEGLYEVRTVVEKPTPTLAEQELITPGLRSGHYLGYFGMHVLTPAVWSCLHELMEDASFESPTLSDAAAMLPSRGKYLAFQVQGKRFNIGVQYGVLIAQLAIGLSGRDRDLLLTEMVELLATRPDPMIEDDAALTASSSGNPSAKLSADGGVR encoded by the coding sequence ATGCAAGTCCTGAAAGCGGTCATCACCGCAGCGGCCCCGAATCAGAACACGCTTCCCCTGCAACGACTTGTGGACCGTCATGGCGAGGAAAAAACGGCTTTGCAGCTGATCGTTGAAGAGACGCTGTCGGCCGGCATCGAGGAAATCGGCGTCGTGATCCAGCCTGGCGATGAAGAGAACTACCGCCGTGCCGCGGGCAGCGCCATCGGTTCGCTACGTTTTTTGCACCAAGAACGGCCACTTGGGTACGCGGACGCCTTGTTAAAAGCGGAGGAATTTTGTGGCGACGATGCGTTCTTGCATCTCGTCGGCGACCACCTGTACTTGTCCGCTGCCGTCAACAGCTGTGCGTCCCAACTGGTTAGCGTCGCACGCCAACACGGATGCCCGGTTTCGGCCGTCCAAGCGACTCGTGAGCACCGTTTGCCTTACTTTGGCATTGTCGCGGGAGCCAGCGTGCCTCGACATGAGGGGCTGTACGAGGTCCGCACGGTGGTCGAAAAACCCACTCCGACGCTCGCCGAACAGGAACTGATCACGCCGGGACTAAGGAGCGGACACTACCTAGGGTATTTCGGGATGCACGTCCTGACCCCGGCCGTTTGGAGCTGCCTTCACGAACTGATGGAAGACGCCAGCTTCGAAAGCCCAACGCTTTCGGACGCCGCCGCCATGTTGCCCTCACGCGGAAAGTACCTGGCCTTTCAAGTTCAAGGCAAACGTTTCAACATCGGCGTCCAATACGGCGTTCTGATCGCTCAGCTTGCCATTGGTTTATCCGGTCGCGATCGAGACTTATTGCTGACCGAGATGGTTGAACTGCTCGCAACTCGTCCTGATCCCATGATCGAAGACGACGCGGCACTCACAGCGAGCAGTTCGGGGAACCCATCCGCAAAGCTATCTGCTGACGGAGGTGTTCGCTGA
- a CDS encoding GNAT family N-acetyltransferase codes for MEFSTTQSWADDGLKFSELEWCSPEYQNALELRHLVLRAPLRLKLTAEELDGEHSQRHYSILDESEAVIAVVVARPKNSSLVHFRQMAVHPDHQRQGIGSKLLTQAEAELAKQGYREFQLDARAEAVGFYTRHGYEPKGEPFQLIKLEHQKMTKSV; via the coding sequence GTGGAATTCTCTACCACTCAATCTTGGGCGGACGACGGTTTGAAATTCAGTGAACTCGAATGGTGCTCGCCAGAGTACCAAAATGCGTTGGAATTGCGGCACCTCGTCTTAAGAGCCCCGCTACGTCTGAAATTGACGGCCGAAGAACTCGACGGCGAACACAGTCAGCGACACTACTCCATCCTTGATGAATCGGAAGCCGTGATTGCGGTGGTGGTCGCTCGCCCCAAGAATTCCAGCCTCGTGCATTTCCGCCAAATGGCCGTCCACCCCGACCACCAGCGGCAGGGAATTGGATCCAAGTTGCTGACCCAAGCGGAGGCTGAATTGGCAAAGCAGGGCTATCGAGAATTTCAGCTTGATGCCCGGGCCGAGGCAGTTGGCTTTTACACGCGTCATGGGTACGAACCAAAAGGCGAACCCTTTCAGCTGATCAAGCTTGAGCACCAAAAGATGACGAAATCGGTTTAG
- a CDS encoding DUF1499 domain-containing protein, producing the protein MQFLALVPYLLILAGSGLSYIGMLPAMFGWSVSALGVLSGLGMAAIIIFAGSTDLWWAAGFAVLPSVVAIPMVINDLRYPRINDVATNVDTPPEFVTAFRAAPNRGRDMSFPVKNGPMIRKAYPNVRPLTLDELPERAFERIATLAKNQPNWVITRCDVDAFTLEGEAATSCFRFIDDFIIQVSNHKGKAQINMRSKSRDGLVDAGENAKRIHTFFIQLSNSDVGAPHDGDRKIR; encoded by the coding sequence ATGCAATTTCTCGCTTTAGTACCGTACCTACTTATCCTCGCCGGATCCGGGTTGAGCTACATCGGCATGCTGCCTGCGATGTTTGGCTGGTCGGTGTCCGCACTGGGCGTGCTTTCTGGCCTTGGGATGGCGGCAATCATCATTTTCGCCGGATCGACGGATTTGTGGTGGGCTGCTGGCTTCGCCGTGTTGCCCTCAGTGGTTGCCATCCCAATGGTAATCAATGACCTGCGTTACCCGCGGATCAACGATGTGGCGACAAACGTCGATACCCCACCGGAGTTCGTTACTGCGTTTCGGGCTGCTCCCAATAGGGGACGCGACATGTCATTTCCTGTTAAGAACGGGCCAATGATACGCAAGGCATATCCGAACGTCCGCCCGCTCACTTTAGACGAATTACCGGAACGGGCCTTTGAGCGAATCGCAACCCTCGCAAAAAATCAACCAAACTGGGTAATCACTCGGTGTGACGTGGATGCATTCACCTTGGAGGGTGAAGCCGCGACCTCATGCTTCCGATTTATCGATGATTTCATCATCCAAGTTTCGAATCACAAAGGAAAGGCTCAGATCAACATGCGGTCGAAGTCACGCGACGGACTGGTCGATGCAGGCGAAAATGCAAAACGCATTCACACGTTTTTTATACAACTTTCGAATTCCGATGTGGGCGCACCACACGACGGAGACAGAAAAATTAGGTAG
- a CDS encoding DUF3592 domain-containing protein, with protein sequence MNDPRHARRHESNAPLTLMGHYLNAGGAAPLVVLVIVLAAEIGASFYGATASQLDREGVMAQATVLSIEQEVEVQRRPGQIGEIEIVHTYIDYEFQTKAGEIVQDQSKSQNLSQIPDVGSFFTVRYARSDPSVHETRVGHFQSNTDALHWISLFFAGVSLLCVAVFFKIAVRNYRRPEERRHRAEASQA encoded by the coding sequence GTGAACGATCCACGACATGCCAGACGGCATGAATCCAACGCACCACTGACGTTGATGGGGCACTATTTGAATGCGGGTGGTGCTGCCCCGTTGGTGGTACTTGTGATCGTGTTGGCCGCCGAAATCGGCGCGTCGTTTTACGGTGCCACCGCATCACAATTGGATCGCGAAGGTGTGATGGCCCAGGCCACCGTGTTGTCGATCGAACAGGAAGTCGAGGTCCAACGCCGTCCCGGACAAATCGGCGAGATCGAAATCGTTCACACCTACATTGACTACGAATTTCAAACGAAGGCGGGTGAGATCGTGCAGGATCAATCCAAGTCACAGAACTTGTCGCAGATCCCCGATGTCGGATCTTTCTTCACGGTTCGCTATGCTCGATCCGACCCGTCCGTTCATGAAACCCGCGTGGGGCACTTCCAAAGCAACACGGATGCTCTGCACTGGATCTCGCTGTTTTTTGCTGGCGTGTCGTTGCTTTGCGTCGCGGTCTTTTTCAAAATCGCCGTTCGGAACTACCGACGTCCTGAGGAACGTCGCCATCGAGCGGAGGCAAGTCAAGCATGA
- a CDS encoding DUF2513 domain-containing protein, which produces MDLIRGIVLAIRNHEGRPSAGEVHALVSNEDNGIFGYHMQLLLQGVLVTGVDTGVRKDRYGLAILALTWTSQDFADNITNDDAWASAHQTLSEAGLESASFAVWSQIVATKITELCGGALVLSEEVVCRFVG; this is translated from the coding sequence ATGGATTTAATTCGAGGGATTGTGCTTGCGATTCGAAATCACGAGGGGCGACCTTCAGCCGGTGAAGTGCATGCGTTGGTGTCGAACGAAGACAACGGGATCTTCGGATATCACATGCAATTGTTGCTGCAGGGTGTCCTGGTGACTGGAGTCGACACGGGTGTGCGAAAAGATCGCTACGGCTTGGCAATCCTGGCTCTCACTTGGACCAGCCAGGACTTTGCTGACAATATCACGAATGACGACGCCTGGGCCAGCGCCCATCAAACCTTGTCGGAAGCAGGCCTCGAATCGGCGTCCTTCGCGGTTTGGTCACAAATCGTGGCCACCAAAATCACGGAACTTTGCGGCGGTGCGTTAGTTTTATCCGAAGAGGTAGTCTGCCGCTTTGTCGGATGA
- a CDS encoding TadE/TadG family type IV pilus assembly protein, producing the protein MPKSKKPRRGATMVEFAAVLPVLLLFTFAGIEFSRVNMIRNTAVNAAYEGARKGIVPGATASECKRAAMHLLDMIDVSGATAIVNPNTIQPDTEQVTVTVTVPITKSNAFIAPEFFFGKNITTSVTLPREVMF; encoded by the coding sequence ATGCCCAAATCTAAGAAGCCACGTCGCGGAGCCACGATGGTCGAGTTCGCGGCGGTGCTCCCCGTCCTGCTCCTATTCACTTTCGCTGGGATTGAATTCTCTCGCGTTAATATGATCCGCAACACCGCTGTCAATGCAGCTTACGAAGGTGCTCGAAAGGGAATCGTCCCCGGAGCCACCGCTTCGGAATGCAAGCGAGCTGCCATGCACCTTTTAGACATGATCGATGTCAGTGGCGCAACCGCAATAGTCAATCCCAACACGATCCAGCCAGACACCGAACAAGTCACCGTCACCGTGACAGTTCCAATTACCAAATCCAACGCGTTCATCGCCCCGGAATTCTTCTTCGGTAAGAACATCACGACGAGCGTGACGCTACCTCGCGAAGTCATGTTCTAA
- a CDS encoding VWA domain-containing protein yields the protein MKSKRIRPHRLPPMKRRGVTAVMFIILLPVLLLFIGFSVDLAYMQLSRSELRAATDLAAKAASAELARTGSVSAAIAKGKLIANTNRVAGEGLSLEDSDFVFGNTIRSATGKWAFTENASPMNAVRVNGRRTAAAPDGEVELFFSDLFDGGGFPSTATATAGFINADICLVLDRSSSMKLAVSDTSITMSDGDPRVCDIPWTDSRWIALDDAIRIFLDKMNNTLAKEHISIVTFASNYEMCGSNSQSATLDQPLTSDTANITLAMEKLSSTIWNGMTETSEGMSLARTELTGSNARPTAQKVMIVLTDGAYTNATHPAVVASGAASDNIRVHTITFGSCPTSVISDLKTTADAGGGYHFHAPDASTLNDAFSRIAGSLSILTQ from the coding sequence ATGAAAAGCAAAAGAATCCGTCCCCACCGGTTGCCCCCGATGAAGCGGCGGGGTGTGACGGCGGTCATGTTCATCATCTTGCTACCGGTACTGCTTCTGTTCATCGGATTCTCGGTAGACCTTGCCTACATGCAGCTATCACGATCGGAATTGCGGGCGGCGACGGACCTCGCCGCCAAGGCCGCTTCCGCTGAACTGGCGCGAACGGGTAGCGTTTCAGCGGCAATCGCCAAGGGGAAGCTCATTGCAAACACCAATCGTGTCGCTGGCGAAGGATTGTCTCTTGAAGATAGCGACTTTGTCTTTGGCAACACGATTCGTTCGGCAACCGGTAAGTGGGCGTTCACAGAAAACGCATCGCCCATGAATGCGGTGCGAGTCAACGGCCGCCGAACCGCAGCTGCTCCCGATGGTGAAGTTGAGCTGTTTTTCTCTGACCTATTTGATGGTGGAGGCTTCCCTTCAACCGCGACTGCCACGGCGGGATTCATCAACGCGGATATCTGCCTCGTACTGGACCGCTCCAGTTCAATGAAGCTGGCCGTTTCCGATACGTCGATCACCATGAGCGACGGTGACCCTCGTGTTTGCGATATTCCATGGACGGACAGCCGATGGATCGCCCTTGATGATGCGATTCGAATTTTCTTGGACAAAATGAACAACACGCTCGCCAAGGAACATATCTCGATTGTTACGTTCGCAAGTAACTACGAGATGTGTGGATCGAACAGCCAGAGTGCCACGCTCGATCAGCCGCTGACTTCCGACACAGCCAACATCACTTTGGCGATGGAAAAATTGAGTTCAACAATCTGGAACGGGATGACGGAAACCAGTGAAGGCATGTCGCTCGCACGCACGGAACTCACCGGAAGCAACGCCCGCCCCACCGCGCAAAAGGTCATGATTGTGCTGACCGACGGAGCATACACGAACGCAACGCACCCCGCAGTCGTGGCGAGTGGCGCCGCCAGCGACAATATTCGAGTGCATACGATCACATTCGGTTCGTGCCCCACTTCCGTGATTTCAGATCTGAAGACGACCGCCGATGCCGGTGGCGGTTACCACTTTCATGCACCGGACGCATCTACACTGAATGATGCGTTCAGCAGGATCGCCGGCTCACTCTCCATCCTCACTCAGTAG
- a CDS encoding TadE/TadG family type IV pilus assembly protein, translating into MVTGTVGYVGVGLKARSHSHEQHDSRLFLLRSDSISFQEPPLLNAPKPNRHGTALVELAICMPVFFLIVFASIEACNMIAMKQIICESAYEGALVALKPNATESDVVSRVSTSLAARGVKPSGVYVTGENGAQFSGVAQGEIVTVKVDASTDKNAAGPQLFGLAKTLSSSLSAVKQ; encoded by the coding sequence ATGGTTACAGGCACTGTTGGTTACGTCGGTGTAGGCCTGAAGGCTCGATCGCATTCGCATGAGCAGCATGACAGCCGCCTTTTCCTTCTTCGTTCTGATTCGATTTCGTTCCAGGAGCCCCCTTTGCTCAACGCCCCCAAACCAAATAGACATGGCACTGCATTGGTGGAGCTGGCGATTTGCATGCCGGTTTTCTTTTTGATCGTGTTCGCTTCGATTGAGGCGTGCAACATGATCGCAATGAAGCAAATCATTTGCGAATCAGCCTACGAAGGTGCTCTGGTCGCTCTGAAACCCAATGCGACGGAATCCGATGTCGTCTCAAGAGTGAGCACGTCGTTGGCGGCGCGTGGAGTCAAGCCATCGGGCGTCTACGTCACCGGGGAGAATGGAGCTCAATTCAGTGGCGTGGCACAAGGCGAGATTGTCACAGTAAAGGTGGACGCTAGCACAGACAAGAACGCCGCTGGACCTCAGTTGTTTGGACTCGCGAAGACGTTATCAAGCAGTTTATCTGCGGTGAAGCAATGA
- a CDS encoding cyclic-phosphate processing receiver domain-containing protein: MKLLLMLEDDHDRIRRFRAIVARHHPNAALKIARTAPDFKTEYWSLTDTPDLICLDHDLFTDSPDDPDPGDGRDVSAFLITRLAKCPALIHSTNAHAADSMMFSMRDAGWTVDRIAPIGDDWIESYWYPVALEMIARGTDSKDSIKM, from the coding sequence ATGAAACTGCTTTTGATGCTCGAAGATGACCATGATCGCATCCGTCGATTCAGAGCCATTGTTGCCCGCCACCACCCAAACGCGGCCCTGAAGATCGCGCGAACTGCACCTGACTTTAAAACTGAATACTGGTCGCTAACCGACACGCCTGACTTGATCTGTCTGGACCACGACTTGTTCACTGATTCACCGGATGATCCTGATCCGGGTGATGGCCGCGACGTTTCTGCATTCCTGATTACACGGTTGGCAAAATGTCCTGCACTAATACACTCAACAAACGCCCATGCCGCTGACTCTATGATGTTTTCGATGCGTGACGCCGGATGGACTGTTGATCGAATCGCACCGATCGGAGACGATTGGATTGAATCGTACTGGTACCCTGTTGCTCTGGAGATGATCGCACGCGGAACGGATAGTAAAGACTCGATCAAGATGTGA